A stretch of Gemmatimonas aurantiaca T-27 DNA encodes these proteins:
- the plsY gene encoding glycerol-3-phosphate 1-O-acyltransferase PlsY translates to MIALALVVAYVAGSFPTAYLVGRANGVDLRTVGSGNLGATNVQRTLGWRWGLLVYVVDFLKGWLPTLLLPGALGIAGGWPWGVAIGVAAIAGHVKPVFLMGKGGGKGVATASGVFMALAPTATLGAIAAFIVIVAITRYVSLGSLVGALCLALILLFQARAVTPLVAVGFTIAAFVFWTHRENVKRLMRGEERRIGRASTPNGAT, encoded by the coding sequence ATGATCGCGCTTGCCTTGGTGGTGGCGTACGTCGCCGGCTCATTTCCCACAGCCTACCTGGTTGGTCGAGCCAATGGTGTCGACCTCCGCACGGTTGGCTCTGGGAACCTCGGTGCCACCAACGTGCAGCGCACGTTGGGGTGGCGCTGGGGGTTGTTGGTGTATGTGGTGGACTTCCTGAAGGGCTGGTTGCCGACGCTGCTGCTGCCCGGAGCCTTGGGTATTGCAGGTGGGTGGCCGTGGGGTGTGGCCATTGGTGTGGCGGCCATTGCGGGGCATGTGAAGCCGGTGTTCCTGATGGGCAAAGGCGGCGGCAAGGGTGTCGCCACGGCGAGCGGCGTGTTCATGGCGCTCGCTCCCACCGCGACACTGGGCGCCATCGCGGCCTTCATCGTGATCGTGGCGATAACGCGCTATGTGTCACTGGGATCATTGGTTGGCGCACTGTGTCTCGCGTTGATTCTCCTCTTCCAGGCGAGAGCGGTCACGCCTCTCGTGGCGGTGGGATTCACCATCGCCGCATTCGTTTTCTGGACACATCGCGAGAATGTGAAGCGATTGATGCGCGGTGAAGAACGCCGCATCGGTCGCGCGTCAACGCCAAACGGAGCGACTTGA
- a CDS encoding protein-L-isoaspartate(D-aspartate) O-methyltransferase, which translates to MVAGAVEPEFRGARRRLVEALQDKGIKDLALLRAVDAIPRHLFVPPTVRHRAYEDSALPIGNGQTISQPYVHARSVEQLLLTGTERVLEIGTGSGYQTALLSHLAAQVFSVERYRELLDRARPILQQANVRNASLSLGDGTLGWREYAPYDGIVVSAGAPHVPPALEEQLAEGGRLLIPVGSKEEQMLTVFIKRGGRLEGRDITPVRFVPLIGAGGWPG; encoded by the coding sequence ATGGTGGCAGGAGCCGTAGAGCCGGAATTCCGCGGGGCGCGTCGTCGTCTGGTGGAAGCCCTGCAGGACAAGGGGATCAAGGATCTCGCACTCCTGCGGGCGGTGGATGCGATCCCGCGTCACCTGTTCGTACCGCCCACGGTGCGGCATCGCGCGTACGAGGACTCGGCGCTGCCGATCGGGAACGGGCAGACCATCTCGCAGCCCTATGTGCATGCGCGATCGGTGGAGCAATTGCTGCTGACCGGCACCGAGCGGGTGCTCGAGATCGGGACCGGCTCCGGCTACCAGACGGCGTTGTTGTCCCATCTGGCGGCGCAGGTGTTTTCGGTGGAGCGATATCGCGAACTGCTCGATCGGGCGCGGCCAATTCTCCAGCAAGCCAACGTGCGTAACGCCTCGTTGTCTCTGGGCGACGGCACGCTGGGCTGGCGGGAGTATGCGCCGTACGATGGAATCGTCGTCAGCGCCGGTGCGCCGCATGTGCCTCCGGCGTTGGAGGAGCAGCTCGCCGAAGGGGGGCGATTGCTGATCCCCGTGGGCAGCAAGGAAGAGCAGATGCTGACCGTGTTCATCAAGCGCGGGGGCCGACTCGAGGGCCGTGACATCACGCCGGTCCGATTCGTCCCCTTGATTGGGGCCGGAGGCTGGCCGGGCTGA
- the surE gene encoding 5'/3'-nucleotidase SurE, translating to MRILLSNDDGILAKGLGVLERAAESLGELHVVAPDREQSATSHSLTLHHPLRPVRLGERRWQVDGTPTDCVMLACEALLEARPDFVLSGINHGPNMGEDVLYSGTVAAAMEGLALGIPAIALSFAGNVLRADALLDTQVGAIRSLLHHLTGLPAFPADTLLNVNLPAVPGDEIRGIRLTRLGRRVFSDSIARMKDPWGRDILWIGGGSVEWSGAPDSDFRAVHDGYISVTPLHLDLTHRDVLNTSTEWWQEP from the coding sequence ATGCGCATTCTGCTGAGCAACGACGACGGCATTCTGGCCAAGGGGCTGGGCGTACTGGAACGTGCGGCCGAGTCGTTGGGGGAGCTGCATGTGGTGGCGCCGGATCGTGAACAAAGCGCCACCAGCCATTCGCTGACACTGCACCATCCGCTGCGCCCGGTGCGTCTGGGTGAACGCCGCTGGCAGGTGGACGGCACGCCCACTGACTGCGTGATGCTGGCCTGTGAGGCGTTGCTCGAGGCGCGTCCCGATTTTGTGCTGAGTGGCATCAACCATGGTCCCAACATGGGTGAGGACGTGCTGTACAGCGGCACCGTGGCTGCGGCGATGGAAGGGCTGGCGCTGGGCATTCCGGCCATCGCGCTGTCGTTCGCGGGCAATGTGCTCCGCGCCGATGCGTTGCTGGACACGCAGGTGGGGGCGATCCGCTCCTTGTTGCACCACCTCACCGGGCTGCCGGCGTTTCCGGCGGACACGTTGCTCAATGTGAATCTGCCTGCGGTTCCGGGCGACGAGATTCGTGGTATCCGACTGACTCGGCTTGGTCGCCGGGTGTTCAGTGATTCCATCGCCCGCATGAAGGATCCGTGGGGTCGTGATATCCTGTGGATTGGTGGTGGCTCCGTGGAATGGAGCGGCGCACCAGATTCCGACTTCCGGGCTGTGCACGACGGATACATCTCCGTCACCCCACTGCACCTCGATCTCACGCATCGAGACGTGCTCAATACATCGACCGAATGGTGGCAGGAGCCGTAG
- a CDS encoding MerR family transcriptional regulator, with amino-acid sequence MAGPQRELVQEFYSIGDVCSLTELKPHVLRYWESQFKLLNPAKNRSGNRVYSRREVELILLVKHLLYTEKYTIDGARQKLDEHRKGGTLRPAAREALEVEALESLERELAELQALLDDPAPRPTRNSEG; translated from the coding sequence ATGGCTGGTCCGCAACGGGAACTGGTCCAGGAGTTCTACTCCATCGGTGATGTCTGCTCGCTCACAGAGCTCAAGCCCCATGTGCTGCGGTACTGGGAGAGCCAGTTCAAGCTGCTCAATCCGGCGAAAAATCGCAGCGGAAACCGCGTGTATTCCCGGCGTGAGGTGGAGCTGATCCTGCTGGTGAAGCATCTTCTGTATACCGAGAAGTACACGATCGATGGCGCGAGGCAGAAGCTCGACGAGCATCGTAAGGGCGGCACGCTGCGCCCCGCCGCGCGTGAAGCGCTGGAAGTGGAGGCTCTCGAAAGCCTCGAACGTGAACTTGCGGAACTGCAGGCGCTGCTGGACGATCCGGCGCCTCGACCGACTCGAAATTCTGAGGGATGA
- a CDS encoding adenine phosphoribosyltransferase, with translation MTLQRRLEGTIRDVPDFPTPGILFKDITPVLADPVLLADVIDAMAAPYAGRGITHVVGVESRGFLFGVPVALALGVPFAPARKPSKLPWRTQREAYALEYRKDVLEMHVDALGTPGQVAARVLVIDDVLATGGTAMATCRLVERLGGEVAAVAVVVELGFLNGRAALAGREVHAVVGF, from the coding sequence ATGACACTGCAGCGTCGTCTCGAGGGGACCATTCGGGATGTGCCGGACTTTCCCACTCCGGGCATTCTGTTCAAGGACATCACGCCGGTGCTGGCGGATCCGGTACTGCTGGCCGATGTGATCGATGCGATGGCGGCCCCGTACGCCGGACGCGGCATCACGCACGTGGTGGGCGTCGAGAGCCGAGGCTTTCTGTTCGGAGTTCCGGTGGCGCTGGCGCTCGGCGTTCCGTTTGCTCCAGCCCGCAAGCCGAGCAAACTCCCTTGGCGGACCCAGCGGGAAGCCTACGCCCTCGAGTACCGCAAAGATGTGCTCGAGATGCACGTGGATGCGCTTGGCACGCCGGGTCAGGTGGCGGCTCGCGTCTTGGTGATCGACGACGTGCTGGCGACCGGCGGTACCGCGATGGCCACCTGCCGATTGGTGGAACGCCTGGGTGGGGAAGTCGCCGCGGTGGCCGTGGTCGTGGAACTGGGCTTTTTGAACGGGCGGGCCGCATTGGCCGGACGCGAGGTCCACGCGGTCGTGGGTTTCTAG
- a CDS encoding NAD(P)H-dependent glycerol-3-phosphate dehydrogenase, which produces MSTESGSPIRCAVIGAGAWGTAIADRLARNGHAVTLWAREADVVESVNTRHENARFLAGATLHSRLRASSDMADALRGASLVVYAAPSHVLRPVVASGATYVENHAVLSVATKGIERETLALMTDVVASEAPGRAVVAISGPSFAVEVAAQQPTAVVAACDDVSAATFVQSAMSAPEFRVYTSDDVIGVELGGALKNVMALATGILDGLGLGYNPRAALMTRGLAEMTRLGVAIGARAETFAGLAGLGDLVLTCTGALSRNRAVGVAIGEGQTLDQALAGKESVAEGVLNTQSAKALADRAGVELPIIDATYRILFEGQAPRAAVAELMARELRAERD; this is translated from the coding sequence ATGTCGACGGAATCAGGGTCTCCCATTCGTTGTGCGGTGATCGGTGCCGGCGCATGGGGCACAGCCATCGCCGACCGTCTGGCCCGCAACGGCCATGCCGTGACGCTGTGGGCGCGCGAAGCGGACGTTGTCGAAAGTGTGAATACGCGCCACGAGAACGCGCGATTCCTCGCCGGTGCCACGCTGCACAGCAGATTGCGGGCGTCCTCCGATATGGCAGACGCCCTGCGAGGCGCCTCGTTGGTGGTGTACGCTGCGCCTTCGCATGTGCTGCGTCCGGTGGTCGCCAGCGGGGCCACGTATGTGGAAAACCATGCGGTGCTGTCGGTGGCCACCAAGGGCATCGAACGGGAAACGCTCGCGCTGATGACCGATGTCGTGGCCAGTGAAGCGCCCGGTCGTGCCGTCGTAGCCATCAGCGGGCCGAGCTTCGCGGTGGAAGTGGCAGCGCAACAACCCACTGCTGTCGTGGCCGCGTGTGACGATGTGAGCGCCGCGACCTTTGTGCAGTCTGCGATGAGCGCACCGGAGTTTCGTGTCTACACCAGCGATGATGTGATCGGTGTGGAACTTGGCGGCGCACTCAAAAACGTGATGGCCCTGGCCACGGGCATTCTTGATGGACTGGGTTTGGGGTACAATCCTCGCGCCGCGCTGATGACACGAGGCCTCGCCGAGATGACGCGACTTGGTGTGGCGATCGGTGCGCGGGCGGAGACCTTTGCCGGGCTGGCCGGCCTGGGTGATCTGGTACTGACGTGCACCGGCGCGTTGTCACGCAACCGCGCCGTTGGCGTGGCGATTGGTGAAGGGCAGACGCTCGATCAGGCGCTCGCCGGCAAGGAGAGTGTCGCCGAAGGCGTGCTGAACACACAAAGTGCGAAAGCGCTGGCCGATCGCGCCGGGGTGGAGCTGCCGATCATCGACGCGACGTATCGCATCCTGTTCGAAGGGCAGGCGCCGCGCGCCGCCGTGGCCGAACTGATGGCGCGCGAACTGCGCGCAGAGCGCGACTGA
- the der gene encoding ribosome biogenesis GTPase Der: MSLPVVAVVGRPNVGKSHLFNRVIGEATAIVSDEAGTTRDRHFGEAEWAGRQFWLVDTGGLVEDSHLLMDTAIRRQVMQAIEEADLMLFVVDAKVGVHPSDARIVDILRNSQKPWMLVANKVDDPASTDFYEFFRLGVTDVYPVSAQNGKGSGDLLDAVVANIPEVEEEERDAVRVAVIGRPNVGKSSFVNRLLGEDRLVVSDESGTTRDAIDAPMRYHDTDLVFVDTAGLRRQSRIDDGVEFYSALRTRRAIDSSDVCILMIDATEGLQNQDLKIATMAWEAGRGLILVINKWDLYEDKTDKSADKFKKEAVEKVPYLKFVPFLFTSAISGQRVTKVLDIVLSVQEQRTRRISTSEVNDALGDLLARLQPPQAAGREVKLNYATQVEIEPPTIAVFGNNPEAIPEHYVRFLHNGFRERWGFTGAPLRIILRRKNS; the protein is encoded by the coding sequence ATGAGTCTTCCAGTTGTTGCCGTGGTGGGACGCCCCAATGTTGGCAAGTCGCATCTGTTCAACCGTGTGATCGGTGAAGCCACGGCCATCGTCAGTGACGAGGCAGGTACGACGCGCGATCGCCATTTCGGTGAAGCCGAATGGGCGGGCCGTCAATTTTGGCTGGTCGATACCGGCGGTCTGGTGGAGGATTCCCACCTGCTCATGGACACGGCGATTCGCCGCCAGGTGATGCAGGCTATCGAAGAAGCGGACCTGATGCTGTTTGTGGTGGACGCCAAGGTGGGTGTGCATCCGAGTGACGCCCGCATTGTGGATATCCTGCGCAATTCGCAGAAACCGTGGATGCTGGTGGCCAACAAGGTCGATGATCCGGCCAGCACCGATTTCTATGAGTTCTTCCGATTGGGGGTCACCGACGTGTACCCGGTGTCGGCGCAGAACGGCAAAGGCTCCGGTGACTTGCTCGATGCCGTAGTTGCCAACATTCCAGAGGTCGAGGAAGAAGAACGTGATGCGGTTCGCGTGGCCGTTATTGGCCGCCCGAATGTGGGCAAGTCGTCGTTTGTGAATCGCCTGCTTGGTGAAGATCGACTGGTCGTGTCCGACGAGTCGGGCACCACGCGCGATGCCATCGACGCGCCCATGCGCTATCACGACACGGACCTCGTGTTCGTCGACACCGCTGGTCTGCGCCGGCAGTCGCGCATCGATGACGGTGTCGAGTTCTACTCGGCGCTGCGTACTCGGCGTGCCATTGATTCGTCGGATGTGTGCATCCTGATGATCGATGCCACCGAAGGGCTGCAGAATCAGGATCTCAAGATTGCGACGATGGCTTGGGAAGCGGGCCGCGGCCTGATCCTGGTCATCAACAAGTGGGACCTGTACGAGGACAAGACCGACAAGAGCGCGGACAAGTTCAAGAAGGAGGCTGTGGAAAAAGTCCCCTATCTCAAATTTGTGCCGTTCCTGTTCACGTCCGCGATTTCAGGGCAGCGGGTGACCAAGGTGCTGGACATCGTGCTGTCGGTGCAGGAGCAGCGCACGCGTCGTATCAGCACATCGGAAGTGAACGATGCGCTGGGTGATCTGCTGGCGCGCCTCCAGCCGCCGCAGGCCGCAGGTCGTGAAGTGAAGCTCAACTACGCCACGCAGGTGGAGATCGAGCCGCCGACCATCGCCGTGTTCGGCAATAACCCCGAGGCCATTCCAGAGCACTACGTGCGCTTTTTGCACAATGGCTTCCGTGAGCGCTGGGGATTCACCGGCGCGCCGCTTCGCATCATCCTGCGGAGAAAGAACTCGTGA